A window of the Loxodonta africana isolate mLoxAfr1 chromosome 3, mLoxAfr1.hap2, whole genome shotgun sequence genome harbors these coding sequences:
- the PPM1J gene encoding protein phosphatase 1J isoform X1, translated as MLSRVRSAVAHLVSSGGAPPPRPKSPDLPNATSAPPAALPETPRSPPSGAGSGSGAPAKTVDPRASFSRPTFLQLSPGGLRRANDHAGRAVQSPPDTGRHLPWSTGYAEVINAGKSRHNEDQACCEVVYVEGRRSVTGAPKELSRGQGLCFYYWGLFDGHAGGGAAEMASRLLHRHIREQLKDLVEILQDPSPPPLCLSSTPGASGSSDPSHLVGPQSCWSSQKEVTHESLVVGAIENAFQLMDEQMARERRGHQVEGGCCALVVIYLLGKVYVANAGDSRAIIVRNGEIIPMSREFTPETERQRLQLLGFLKPELLGGEFTHLEFPRRIQPKELGQRMLYRDQNMTGWAYKKIELEDLRFPLVCGEGKKARVMATIGVTRGLGDHNLKVCSSTLPIKPFLSCFPEVQVYDLTQYEHCPDDVLVLGTDGLWDVTSDREVAATVDRVLSAYEPNDSSRYKALAQALVLGARGAPRDRGWRLPNNKLGSGDDISVFVIPLGGPGSYS; from the exons ATGCTAAGCCGGGTGCGCTCGGCCGTAGCGCACCTGGTGAGCTCCGGGGGCGCCCCGCCTCCGCGCCCCAAGTCCCCAGACCTGCCCAACGCGACCTCAGCGCCGCCCGCCGCCCTCCCAGAAACTCCCAGGAGCCCTCCTTCAGGGGCTGGGAGCGGGAGCGGGGCGCCAGCGAAGACCGTAGACCCTCGAGCGAGCTTCTCCAGACCGACCTTTCTGCAGCTGAGCCCTGGGGGGCTGCGACGCGCCAACGACCATGCGGGCCGGGCTGTGCAGAGCCCCCCAGACACGGGCCGCCACCTGCCCTGGAGCACGGGCTATGCCGA GGTCATCAACGCTGGCAAGAGCCGGCACAATGAGGACCAGGCTTGCTGTGAGGTGGTGTATGTGGAAGGCCGGAGGAGTGTTACAGGGGCACCTAAGGAACTTAGCCGGGGCCAG GGACTCTGCTTCTACTACTGGGGCCTGTTTGATGGGCATGCAGGGGGTGGAGCTGCTGAAATGGCCTCAAGGCTCCTGCATCGCCACATCCGGGAGCAGCTAAAGGACCTGGTAGAGATACTTCAGGACCCTTCTCCACCCCCTCTCTGCCTCTCCTCCACCCCTGGGGCCTCAGGTTCCTCTGATCCCTCTCACCTGGTTGGTCCTCAGTCCTGCTGGTCTTCACAAAAGGAAGTGACCCATGAGAGCCTGGTAGTAGGGGCCATTGAGAATGCCTTCCAGCTCATG GATGAACAGATGGCCCGGGAACGGCGTGGCCATCAAGTGGAGGGGGGCTGCTGTGCACTGGTTGTGATCTACCTGCTGGGGAAGGTGTATGTAGCCAACGCAGGTGACAGCAG GGCCATCATTGTCCGGAATGGTGAAATCATTCCAATGTCCCGGGAGTTTACCCCGGAGACTGAGCGCCAACGCCTTCAGCTGCTT GGCTTCCTGAAACCAGAGCTGCTGGGCGGTGAATTTACCCACCTTGAGTTCCCCCGTAGAATTCAGCCTAAGGAGCTGGGGCAGAGGATGCTGTACAGGGACCAGAACATGACCGGCTG GGCCTACAAAAAGATCGAGCTGGAGGATCTCAGGTTTCCTCTGGTCTGTGGGGAGGGCAAAAAG GCTCGAGTGATGGCCACCATTGGGGTGACCCGGGGCTTAGGAGACCACAACCTCAAGGTCTGCAGTTCTACCCTTCCCATCAAGCCCTTTCTTTCCTGCTTCCCTGAG GTACAAGTGTATGACCTAACACAGTATGAGCACTGCCCGGATGATGTACTGGTCTTGGGAACAGATGGGCTGTGGGATGTCACCAGTGACCGTGAAGTAGCCGCCACTGTGGACAGGGTGCTGTCTGCCTATGAGCCCAATGACTCGAGCAG GTACAAAGCTCTGGCCCAAGCTCTGGTCCTGGGGGCCCGAGGTGCCCCGCGGGACCGTGGCTGGCGTCTCCCCAACAACAAGCTGGGTTCCGGGGATGACATCTCAGTCTTTGTCATCCCCCTGGGAGGGCCAGGCAGTTACTCCTGA
- the PPM1J gene encoding protein phosphatase 1J isoform X3: MLSRVRSAVAHLVSSGGAPPPRPKSPDLPNATSAPPAALPETPRSPPSGAGSGSGAPAKTVDPRASFSRPTFLQLSPGGLRRANDHAGRAVQSPPDTGRHLPWSTGYAEVINAGKSRHNEDQACCEVVYVEGRRSVTGAPKELSRGQGLCFYYWGLFDGHAGGGAAEMASRLLHRHIREQLKDLVEILQDPSPPPLCLSSTPGASGSSDPSHLVGPQSCWSSQKEVTHESLVVGAIENAFQLMDEQMARERRGHQVEGGCCALVVIYLLGKVYVANAGDSRAIIVRNGEIIPMSREFTPETERQRLQLLARVMATIGVTRGLGDHNLKVCSSTLPIKPFLSCFPEVQVYDLTQYEHCPDDVLVLGTDGLWDVTSDREVAATVDRVLSAYEPNDSSRYKALAQALVLGARGAPRDRGWRLPNNKLGSGDDISVFVIPLGGPGSYS; this comes from the exons ATGCTAAGCCGGGTGCGCTCGGCCGTAGCGCACCTGGTGAGCTCCGGGGGCGCCCCGCCTCCGCGCCCCAAGTCCCCAGACCTGCCCAACGCGACCTCAGCGCCGCCCGCCGCCCTCCCAGAAACTCCCAGGAGCCCTCCTTCAGGGGCTGGGAGCGGGAGCGGGGCGCCAGCGAAGACCGTAGACCCTCGAGCGAGCTTCTCCAGACCGACCTTTCTGCAGCTGAGCCCTGGGGGGCTGCGACGCGCCAACGACCATGCGGGCCGGGCTGTGCAGAGCCCCCCAGACACGGGCCGCCACCTGCCCTGGAGCACGGGCTATGCCGA GGTCATCAACGCTGGCAAGAGCCGGCACAATGAGGACCAGGCTTGCTGTGAGGTGGTGTATGTGGAAGGCCGGAGGAGTGTTACAGGGGCACCTAAGGAACTTAGCCGGGGCCAG GGACTCTGCTTCTACTACTGGGGCCTGTTTGATGGGCATGCAGGGGGTGGAGCTGCTGAAATGGCCTCAAGGCTCCTGCATCGCCACATCCGGGAGCAGCTAAAGGACCTGGTAGAGATACTTCAGGACCCTTCTCCACCCCCTCTCTGCCTCTCCTCCACCCCTGGGGCCTCAGGTTCCTCTGATCCCTCTCACCTGGTTGGTCCTCAGTCCTGCTGGTCTTCACAAAAGGAAGTGACCCATGAGAGCCTGGTAGTAGGGGCCATTGAGAATGCCTTCCAGCTCATG GATGAACAGATGGCCCGGGAACGGCGTGGCCATCAAGTGGAGGGGGGCTGCTGTGCACTGGTTGTGATCTACCTGCTGGGGAAGGTGTATGTAGCCAACGCAGGTGACAGCAG GGCCATCATTGTCCGGAATGGTGAAATCATTCCAATGTCCCGGGAGTTTACCCCGGAGACTGAGCGCCAACGCCTTCAGCTGCTT GCTCGAGTGATGGCCACCATTGGGGTGACCCGGGGCTTAGGAGACCACAACCTCAAGGTCTGCAGTTCTACCCTTCCCATCAAGCCCTTTCTTTCCTGCTTCCCTGAG GTACAAGTGTATGACCTAACACAGTATGAGCACTGCCCGGATGATGTACTGGTCTTGGGAACAGATGGGCTGTGGGATGTCACCAGTGACCGTGAAGTAGCCGCCACTGTGGACAGGGTGCTGTCTGCCTATGAGCCCAATGACTCGAGCAG GTACAAAGCTCTGGCCCAAGCTCTGGTCCTGGGGGCCCGAGGTGCCCCGCGGGACCGTGGCTGGCGTCTCCCCAACAACAAGCTGGGTTCCGGGGATGACATCTCAGTCTTTGTCATCCCCCTGGGAGGGCCAGGCAGTTACTCCTGA
- the PPM1J gene encoding protein phosphatase 1J isoform X2, which yields MLSRVRSAVAHLVSSGGAPPPRPKSPDLPNATSAPPAALPETPRSPPSGAGSGSGAPAKTVDPRASFSRPTFLQLSPGGLRRANDHAGRAVQSPPDTGRHLPWSTGYAEVINAGKSRHNEDQACCEVVYVEGRRSVTGAPKELSRGQGLCFYYWGLFDGHAGGGAAEMASRLLHRHIREQLKDLVEILQDPSPPPLCLSSTPGASGSSDPSHLVGPQSCWSSQKEVTHESLVVGAIENAFQLMDEQMARERRGHQVEGGCCALVVIYLLGKVYVANAGPSLSGMVKSFQCPGSLPRRLSANAFSCLAYKKIELEDLRFPLVCGEGKKARVMATIGVTRGLGDHNLKVCSSTLPIKPFLSCFPEVQVYDLTQYEHCPDDVLVLGTDGLWDVTSDREVAATVDRVLSAYEPNDSSRYKALAQALVLGARGAPRDRGWRLPNNKLGSGDDISVFVIPLGGPGSYS from the exons ATGCTAAGCCGGGTGCGCTCGGCCGTAGCGCACCTGGTGAGCTCCGGGGGCGCCCCGCCTCCGCGCCCCAAGTCCCCAGACCTGCCCAACGCGACCTCAGCGCCGCCCGCCGCCCTCCCAGAAACTCCCAGGAGCCCTCCTTCAGGGGCTGGGAGCGGGAGCGGGGCGCCAGCGAAGACCGTAGACCCTCGAGCGAGCTTCTCCAGACCGACCTTTCTGCAGCTGAGCCCTGGGGGGCTGCGACGCGCCAACGACCATGCGGGCCGGGCTGTGCAGAGCCCCCCAGACACGGGCCGCCACCTGCCCTGGAGCACGGGCTATGCCGA GGTCATCAACGCTGGCAAGAGCCGGCACAATGAGGACCAGGCTTGCTGTGAGGTGGTGTATGTGGAAGGCCGGAGGAGTGTTACAGGGGCACCTAAGGAACTTAGCCGGGGCCAG GGACTCTGCTTCTACTACTGGGGCCTGTTTGATGGGCATGCAGGGGGTGGAGCTGCTGAAATGGCCTCAAGGCTCCTGCATCGCCACATCCGGGAGCAGCTAAAGGACCTGGTAGAGATACTTCAGGACCCTTCTCCACCCCCTCTCTGCCTCTCCTCCACCCCTGGGGCCTCAGGTTCCTCTGATCCCTCTCACCTGGTTGGTCCTCAGTCCTGCTGGTCTTCACAAAAGGAAGTGACCCATGAGAGCCTGGTAGTAGGGGCCATTGAGAATGCCTTCCAGCTCATG GATGAACAGATGGCCCGGGAACGGCGTGGCCATCAAGTGGAGGGGGGCTGCTGTGCACTGGTTGTGATCTACCTGCTGGGGAAGGTGTATGTAGCCAACGCAG GGCCATCATTGTCCGGAATGGTGAAATCATTCCAATGTCCCGGGAGTTTACCCCGGAGACTGAGCGCCAACGCCTTCAGCTGCTT GGCCTACAAAAAGATCGAGCTGGAGGATCTCAGGTTTCCTCTGGTCTGTGGGGAGGGCAAAAAG GCTCGAGTGATGGCCACCATTGGGGTGACCCGGGGCTTAGGAGACCACAACCTCAAGGTCTGCAGTTCTACCCTTCCCATCAAGCCCTTTCTTTCCTGCTTCCCTGAG GTACAAGTGTATGACCTAACACAGTATGAGCACTGCCCGGATGATGTACTGGTCTTGGGAACAGATGGGCTGTGGGATGTCACCAGTGACCGTGAAGTAGCCGCCACTGTGGACAGGGTGCTGTCTGCCTATGAGCCCAATGACTCGAGCAG GTACAAAGCTCTGGCCCAAGCTCTGGTCCTGGGGGCCCGAGGTGCCCCGCGGGACCGTGGCTGGCGTCTCCCCAACAACAAGCTGGGTTCCGGGGATGACATCTCAGTCTTTGTCATCCCCCTGGGAGGGCCAGGCAGTTACTCCTGA
- the PPM1J gene encoding protein phosphatase 1J isoform X4, with protein sequence MASRLLHRHIREQLKDLVEILQDPSPPPLCLSSTPGASGSSDPSHLVGPQSCWSSQKEVTHESLVVGAIENAFQLMDEQMARERRGHQVEGGCCALVVIYLLGKVYVANAGDSRAIIVRNGEIIPMSREFTPETERQRLQLLGFLKPELLGGEFTHLEFPRRIQPKELGQRMLYRDQNMTGWAYKKIELEDLRFPLVCGEGKKARVMATIGVTRGLGDHNLKVCSSTLPIKPFLSCFPEVQVYDLTQYEHCPDDVLVLGTDGLWDVTSDREVAATVDRVLSAYEPNDSSRYKALAQALVLGARGAPRDRGWRLPNNKLGSGDDISVFVIPLGGPGSYS encoded by the exons ATGGCCTCAAGGCTCCTGCATCGCCACATCCGGGAGCAGCTAAAGGACCTGGTAGAGATACTTCAGGACCCTTCTCCACCCCCTCTCTGCCTCTCCTCCACCCCTGGGGCCTCAGGTTCCTCTGATCCCTCTCACCTGGTTGGTCCTCAGTCCTGCTGGTCTTCACAAAAGGAAGTGACCCATGAGAGCCTGGTAGTAGGGGCCATTGAGAATGCCTTCCAGCTCATG GATGAACAGATGGCCCGGGAACGGCGTGGCCATCAAGTGGAGGGGGGCTGCTGTGCACTGGTTGTGATCTACCTGCTGGGGAAGGTGTATGTAGCCAACGCAGGTGACAGCAG GGCCATCATTGTCCGGAATGGTGAAATCATTCCAATGTCCCGGGAGTTTACCCCGGAGACTGAGCGCCAACGCCTTCAGCTGCTT GGCTTCCTGAAACCAGAGCTGCTGGGCGGTGAATTTACCCACCTTGAGTTCCCCCGTAGAATTCAGCCTAAGGAGCTGGGGCAGAGGATGCTGTACAGGGACCAGAACATGACCGGCTG GGCCTACAAAAAGATCGAGCTGGAGGATCTCAGGTTTCCTCTGGTCTGTGGGGAGGGCAAAAAG GCTCGAGTGATGGCCACCATTGGGGTGACCCGGGGCTTAGGAGACCACAACCTCAAGGTCTGCAGTTCTACCCTTCCCATCAAGCCCTTTCTTTCCTGCTTCCCTGAG GTACAAGTGTATGACCTAACACAGTATGAGCACTGCCCGGATGATGTACTGGTCTTGGGAACAGATGGGCTGTGGGATGTCACCAGTGACCGTGAAGTAGCCGCCACTGTGGACAGGGTGCTGTCTGCCTATGAGCCCAATGACTCGAGCAG GTACAAAGCTCTGGCCCAAGCTCTGGTCCTGGGGGCCCGAGGTGCCCCGCGGGACCGTGGCTGGCGTCTCCCCAACAACAAGCTGGGTTCCGGGGATGACATCTCAGTCTTTGTCATCCCCCTGGGAGGGCCAGGCAGTTACTCCTGA
- the RHOC gene encoding rho-related GTP-binding protein RhoC — translation MAAIRKKLVIVGDGACGKTCLLIVFSKDQFPEVYVPTVFENYIADIEVDGKQVELALWDTAGQEDYDRLRPLSYPDTDVILMCFSIDSPDSLENIPEKWTPEVKHFCPNVPIILVGNKKDLRQDEHTRRELAKMKQEPVRSEEGRDMANRISAFGYLECSAKTKEGVREVFEMATRAGLQVRKNKRRKGCPIL, via the exons ATGGCTGCAATCCGAAAGAAGCTGGTGATTGTGGGGGATGGTGCCTgtgggaagacctgcctcctcatcGTCTTCAGCAAGGATCAGTTCCCAGAGGTCTACGTGCCTACCGTCTTTGAAAATTACATTGCAGACATTGAGGTGGATGGCAAGCAG GTGGAGCTGGCTCTGTGGGACACAGCTGGGCAGGAAGACTATGATCGCCTTCGGCCTCTCTCCTACCCAGATACTGATGTCATCCTCATGTGCTTCTCCATTGACAGCCCCGACAGCCTGG AAAACATTCCTGAGAAGTGGACCCCAGAGGTGAAGCACTTCTGTCCCAACGTGCCCATCATCCTAGTGGGGAATAAGAAGGACCTGAGGCAAGATGAGCATACCAGGAGAGAGCTGGCCAAGATGAAACAG GAACCCGTTCGGTCTGAAGAAGGCCGGGATATGGCGAACCGGATCAGTGCCTTTGGCTACCTCGAGTGCTCAGCCAAGACTAAGGAGGGTGTGCGGGAGGTATTCGAGATGGCCACTCGTGCAGGCCTCCAGGTCCGCAAGAATAAGCGTCGGAAGGGCTGCCCCATTCTTTGA